The genomic stretch TATTTGTTTTACTTTTATTTAAATTAATAAAGCAATTATCACTAAGGAGGGGAGGGGGGAAATAGTAGTATTAACGAAATGATTATAAAACCAAGTAAACATAAAAATCACTTCATTGTTCATATGAGAAGAAAAGGGCCCTTTTAATTATCTCCCCCTTTTTAAGAGATTTATTTGTTATCACTTTTTCTATACGTGTAATATACGGGAAATAGAGGCAAAATTAATAATTACCCATAAGGTTTTTATATTCTCCAGAATAATATATTACGCTCTCTTCTTCTTATTTTTTAAGAAAGCAACAATAAGAAGAAGAAAAGGAATAATGGCTGAGAGAGTAATATATGGAACAAAAATTACTTCCCGTCCCTCACCTAGGTGTTCTTGAACGTTACTCGCAATCGTGATAGATAAGAAAAGAATGGCTATGCCTAAAGGATACGATAGTCGTGAAGGCGATTCAATATTAAATAAACTAGCCGTGCCTATGACAGCTGCATAAAAAAATATGCTAATCTTAAAAAAAATACCAATTATCGAGGCGATCATAAAAAATACATCAAGACGTTCCAAAAAATTAGCAACCTGGATGCTTTGTATAGTACTAAGAAGAGGGAATTGTGAACGTGATGTTAAGTCCACTCCAAGTACACTAATATTAATAATCATTGTAATGACCAAATTTATTCCACTTAATCCTATTGCACATAACATGGTCACTTGTGCTTTATTAGACTTATTTAAATAGGGAAGAATCATCGTAAACACGATTGCTTCTGCAAAAGGAAAATCTAAGGTTTGAGTGAACGCAACTTTTAAGACGGGTAACATCCCTTCTTCAAGTACTGGTTGTAAGTTGGTGAAATCGATTAAACCAGAACTCACAATAAGAATAAATCCAGTGATAGCAAGGATATACATCAATATAAAAAGAACCTCACCTGAGCGCGCGATAACCTCGATTCCTTTTCGAACCATATAAATAATGACAAGCATCAATAAAGCATCTGCAATAAATAGAGGTGTCTCAGAATAGGCAAAGGTTAGTAACATCTCCCCAAAATCACGTAGAACTCTTGAAGCATCATACATAAAGTAAAGAATGTAGACAAAGGCAAGTACGCTTCCTATCCCTTTACCTAGGATCTTTTGCATGTACTCCGTAGGCAAGAGATCTGGATAATAGGAATAAAGCTTGTGATAAATTAAAAATAGAACCAAGCTGCCTATCATTCCAAGTAGAATCGCAAGCCAAGTGTCCTGTTTTGCATCGATGGCAAGAGGTACTAGTAACGCACTACCTAGTTCAAATAGTACCATTAAGATAAATAACTGACCGGCACTAATCTTGGCTTTTTCCATGTAATGGGTACCTCTTTTCCAAATGGCTATCTTAGTATCAAAATTCTCCCCCATTTTTAATTGACGAATGATGATATCTGAACTGTTTTCTGTTTAATCGTAACAAGATTCGCTGATAAAGAACGGTGTATATTTTCTACTGAGTTGTTATCTGATTGATTTTCAGTATCCTGTTGGGGGGTCTTTTTTGATTTGAGGTTTTTAAAAAACGAAGGGATAAAGTAAGGCATCCTTCTCTTGTATTTTATTACTTTAACCACATATGGGATTTATATGTAATTTACAACGAAAATTTATATCATATTAGAGGGAAGAGAAAATCCTATTCAGTGAAGGGTAATAAGTATGAAAGTCGTAGGTGTTTTCCTTTTAATGACGGGATGTTTAATAGGGTTATCTCTAGGCTTCGATATGCTTCAAGGAGCAGACATTTTTCAGGCATTGTACAATGCTTGAAACCATTTTCGTATAAATTTAAATTTAAATATGTCTTACTAATTGAACGTCTATAAAAGTATATTTAAAGGACAAGAAAAAGCTCAAACCCGTTGGTGATGAACGTGTTTGCTCTTTTTACTATCTGGAAGATGTTTTATGTTAATCAGATAAGTATATTAGAATTAGTTATTGACTCTTACCTTAGAGTAGCCTTTAGACTGACAAATGAGGTGGATAAGTGTGCTATATACAGTAAAACAAATATCAGAATTAACAAATGTGACGGTAAAAACCCTATATCATTACCATAAAATTGGTCTTTTATTGCCTTGCAAAATAAGTGAAGCAGGTTATCGTCTCTATGGAATAAAAGAGCTGGAGCGTTTACAACAAATCTTATTTTATCGAGAGTTGGACTTTCCCCTCAAAAAAATACATCAATTATTGGATGGTGAGCCAGAACGGTTATCTATATTGTCTGATCAAAGAAAACTACTTCTTGCACGAATGGAAAGAATAAAGCGTTTAGTTCAGACACTAGATGAATCGATTCACTTCACCATGAAAGGTGATATTATGGATAAATCAGAAATGTTCAAAGGATTTGAGAGTGAAAAAGAGTGGGTGGAAGCAATGACGGATCAGAGTGAATATCTAAAAGAAAAATATGACTACGATTTGTTTAAAGAAAATCAAATTGATGTTCAGTCAATGAATGAGCAGGCTTTAGAGGCAAAACACTTTATGGATAGTATAGCTAATGCACTTAAGGAAGGATTAAAGTTTAATGATGAGAAGGTACAAGATTTAATCAAACAGCATATTGATTTCTTAAATAATCAGGGGCATAATACCAGAGCAGAAGATTTTGCAATACAAGCACGCTTCTTTTTAAATGATGATTTTCATAGAAATATGCTTGAGTCTCAGCAAACTGGACTTTCTTATTATCTATGCATTGCAGCCGAGTCATTTGCTGCTTTTAAGTAGAAAAGTTCAAATATAGAGTAACGAAATAAGTCAATCTTTCTGAGTTGGCTTATTTTGTTACTCTAATTTTCATTGTGTTAACCATACATTAAAAAGGATAGGATTACTCAGTAAAAATAAAGTGATATATGGAATTTTGTGCTGAAATATTTTATTAAAATATGAAAGCTGAGGAGAGAATTTATGGACCACTTCAAACATGATACCTATGTTGTGTTAGATTTACCAAAAGAAATTACTGAGCAAGTTAGAAAGATTAGATATCGTTTTAAAGATAAATTTTATACGGCTCTCCCACCTAAAATCACAGTTGCCGGTTCTAGTGGTGTTGGTGTATTACAAAATAATCAGGAACCAGATCAAGTATTTAAAATTTTAGATGATATTGCAACGAAAATAGAACCAATCAAGGCTTCTTTTTCAGAGGTTAAAAGATTTCCATATACAAACATCTTCTTTTTTTCCCTACATGATGAAGCTTCATTTCACAATATTCATAAAAAAATAGCACAATCAGATATTCGCTTTTCAAAAAATGACTTTCCTTATAAACCTCATTCTACACTGTGGGACCGTTCTTCTATATCAGAAAAAGAAATTCAAGAGTTACTTTCCATACGTTTAAAAGAAGAATTTATACTTAATACAATGTCAATTTACTCCCTTGAGTCCCCAGGGGGTGATGTAATTATTCTTTTACGTCATAGAGTCACATTTACATGGATGTTGTTTTCATTTTCTACCAGATTTATTAGGTGAACTTTTTATCGCTGTTAGAGGCCTATGGAAGCCTAATAACTAAAAGATGTCTCTTGGCAATCTTTCATTCATCTTTTCCCACTCACTCCACTTCATAATCGGTTTATCAGGTAAAGGTTCATCGTCTAACATAGAGATATATTCTACAGAATGTCCATTAGGATCCTCGAAGTAGAATGATACAGCAGGCATAAAAGGAAATACATATAATTCTCCTGAATCATCTTCAAAAAAATTACTAATAGAAATTCCTAATTTCTTTACTTCTATAGCAGTTTTTTTAAGGTCGTCTAAATCAACTGAGATAGCAAAGTGCTGTCTTTGGACATTCTTGCTTGGATAGTTTTCCCTTATACCTAGCATACCCTTACCTTCACCACCAACCCAAAAGAATGTAGACTTTCTACCTTCGTCTCTATATAAGGGAGATATACCAGGTAACTTTTTATAAAAATCCGAGGATTCTTCAAAATTTAATACATTAATGTGTGTTTCAAATATTCCGTTAATCATTTCTAAATCCTTTCTCTTAATGACTTTTTCTAAAATATAGTTTTTTTGCAATTGACCTATATCGAATTTCAATATAAGTTCTAAATATCGTAGATTGTTATTTAAATTATAAAATAATCCTATCGGTCAATTTATGCTCGCTGAGTTTTAAGCCACTTAAGCAACATTGTGTAAATGAACATTTACTTACTAAATTGCCTTTCTAACATTGAAAAAAACAGAATTAGGTGTAAACTTACAACTTTACTTTGAGTTTACAAGGATTTAGGATGGTGAGTACATAGTGAAATCTAAAATTTGCATAATCATTCTTTTAATCTCAGCTACTTTTTTAGGTGTATATGGCCAAGATATTTCCTATTTTTTAGATGAAAACATAATAGAATGGAATGCTATGTACTACTTGACTGCTGTAACGTATATAAGTATTTTTTTATACTTTGTTAAAATTCTCTGGACTTACATACTCCAAAGAAAAAATGTACTAAAGGGTAACATCTTAAACTTGTATTGGCTTGTTACTGTAATTCCTAGTTTCCTTATTTCTTTATGGTCCATATTTGTTTTAGCTATGTGGTGGGGATAATTATTCATATGTTCAAATTTATGAATGAGGGGATATTTTTACTTTTAAAAATATGCTTTGCTTGGCCACTTCCTGTTTTAATAAGTGATCATCATCTGGTTTAAATAACATAGATATATGGAAAATTATAAAATAATGGGAATTAGACAGTCAAATAAACGTCCATAAAAGTATATATAAAGGAAAAGAAAAAAGCGCAAACTCGTTGGTACTAAACTTGTTTGCGCTTTTTTACTTCCTCTACGGTGTTTGACAGACGCCGTAAAAAATGCTCTAAACAAATATAAGAGATAAGCCATCCGCTACTCATCAGGTAATTTCTTCCGGTCATTTGCTTGAGGTGGTTTTTCTATCCATCCTTTTTTAATCATAATGTTTCCCCAACTAGTCGTAAGTTTTAAATCTCTTAGAATAGATGATTCACAATGTGTTATTACATCTACCCTCATACTTACAGCCATAGCATTAGAATAATACACCATACCTAGGTTGAACATAAAACCTGCATGAAATAGCATTAATTTATCAGAGAAAGGAGCCATTTTAGAATCTGTAACGTGGGTATCTAATAACCGTGGTGAATGAAGGTTCTCTTCATGTAGTATGGAAGAAAAAATACCTATATGTTTATTAAGTAAACTTAAACCATCCTCCATAAATTTACGTATCTTTTTGTCCTTAGTTACTTGCTGAAAACCGAGAATAATACCTTTTGCCACAATACTCTTTCTCAAATTAATATATATATTTCCAGCCTCCATTGTATTTAAATGTCTTTTCTTCCCCAATACATCTATAGCATATCCTAACTCGGTAATGAATCCAGGATTTTGTGGTGTAGAAAAATAAGGATCTCTTTCATAAATTCCCTTAGACAGGAGGATATCAATTGATTGATTATAAACCTCCATTGTATCTATATTACACTGATAGTAATGGTTCCTAATATCTTTCCGAACGGAACTACTAAAAGACATGCTATACCCTGATAGCCCATGAGTTGTCATGGTATGTATGTACTGTAACCAAAAAAGATCCGTAAATAAAGGAGGTGCTTCGAGGTTTACATCTTTATCAGTAAAACCAATTGGTAGGGGGAAGTTCTCTTTATTTAAAAACTTTTTTAGCACTTCGAGATGCTTTTCAGATAATTCTAGACAAAATTTAAAAAGAGTACGAATTTCATAATCTTTAACAGTTGCTAACACGTAGTTACTTATACAAATTGCCATAGTTTCCCGAATATATTGAATCCACAGATTTGTAATTTCTGAGGAAGTCAATCGATCGTCATTCATCGTCAAATTTGTTACCTCCAATAATATAAACCTTATGGAGTATTTTGCCCCAAACTTTTACATTTATGAAACCAAAAATAAGTTTCTAATTGTATTCGTTTAATGAACTGAAAATTCTACGGTGCTCTAACAGGAGTTTTATTTCATAAAGAATATAATCATTTATCTAACGGAGAGGAGGAATGTTGATGAATAATGGTAAAAGCAATTCAAACGAAACTAAAGGGAAATACGTTACGAGTATCTTCTTTGAGGCTTCAATTGGAGCTGTATTAGGATTGCTTGTTTATGTGAAGGACTGGTTATAATTAAGGAAAGTAGGAGTAGGAAGCCTTATAAATTTTTATAAGGCTTCTTTCATTGCCTATAAACTACATTATGTGAACTAGAATTGAACAAGGTCTCTATTTTTTTGGAAATTAAAAAAGAATAAATTGGGAAGATAAATGAAATACTCAAGATAAATACATGTAATTAGGAGGCATTATGGTTAAACGAAATGTAAGATTATCAAGTCCTGAAATTGGTGGTTTATGGGGAGTTTATATACAAGAAACAATGTCTATTTGTTTGTTAAAATATTTTCTGCATCACCTCCAAGATAACGAAATAAAGCCTATTTTACAAAAATCTTTACATATCTCTCAAACCCATGTAAAACAAATTAAAGCCATTTTTTTAGAGGAAAATATCCCTTTACCCGATGGATTTACAAGTAAAGATATTAATTTATCAGCTCCTCCACTTTTTTATGATCTCTTTGCTCTGAGTTTTGTCTATTCAATGAGCCGCATGGGAATGGTTAACTTAGGATTTGCTACTTCTACTGTTGCTCGAGCAGATGTTCTTGATTTTTTCACACACGCTTTGAAACAGACTACGGAGCTCTATGCAGAGTCCACTAATTTAATGTTATCTAAAGGTATTTACGATAGACCGCCTATGATTACTTATCCTGAGAAGGTCGAATATGTAAAAAAGCAATCTTATATTATAGCAGCCATAGGAAAAAAAAGACCTTTAAATGCTGTCGAGCTTACTGAAATATTCTTTAACATTGAGCGTAACTATTTTGCAGTTCTACTATGTATGGGTTTATTACAAGTAGTGAAGGATAAAGAGATTAAAGATTATATAGAAAATGGGATGAATTTATCAGAAAAGCAGATTAATTTCTTTAATGACCTTCTAAAAAAAGAGGAGCTTCTTGGTACTGTTCCTGTTAGTATGGAGGTGACAAATTCAACCGTCTCCCCTTTCTCTGATAAGCTTATTGTTGCGCTTTTTCATTTCTTAAATTCTATTGATGTTACACTTATTGGCCATGCTTTGTCTTTATCTATGAGGTTGGATTTAGCTACTTATTATAGTAAATTAATCGGAGAAATATTAACTTATGCTGAAAAGGGATTCAATATTATGGTAAACCGACAATGGCTAGAACAACCACCCCAAGCACCAAATAGAAAGGCTTTAAAAGAAATGTGACTTACTTGACAAAAAGATGATACTTAATGGAATGGAAAAAGCCCTTGATAATGAGGGCTTTTTAGCATGCTACGGCTAATAATATAAGTTATGTAAAGTAATTTTAATTATGGATAAAAATAAGAAAATAGAATTTATGGAACGTAAAGAAGGGCATCTCCTTAAGAATATAATGCTAGTACAAAATAATAAAGACTTAGCACTGATCTCACGGTATGACATAAATATATAATAATTATTTTTTATTATAGAAATAATATTAAGGGGTTACGAAAACAATGAGGATAAATATGCCAATCTATAATTGGTTAAAAATTACAATTATAAAGACTTACCTGATAAAATTTATTCGGATTACAATAAGAAGAGGATAGATAGTTTATTATATACTTATTTATCCTCCTTTTCATGCGCGTCAGATGATTTTAAAGCCGGCTTTGTCTTCTCAAAACCAAGGGATCTGGCAATGCATGGAGCAAAAAAGTATTTTATTAGAATGAGTACATAATCCCAACTTATATCTTGGAAATCCTATTGCTCCTTCATGTGGGGAGGGGAAGCTGACGGCTTATTACGTCTTTTAAGGCTCTATTCGCAAACCTCGTCTCCATAATTGGAGGTGATCCTCAAGTCCGTTGCGCTTAAACAGTTGATTTTATGGGCTTTCGTGCTTCAGGTTAAATAGATTGATTCTATCGTAATAATGTAGGGACCGAGCGGTAATTCCTGTTATTTGAACGCTATCTTTAACAGCTAATAATGGTTTCTTCATTCCAAAATCCCTTTACTTCGTCTAGTATTTGAGCAGCAGGTGTTATTGTGGCCTCAAAGATTGTTCTTCCTGTTTTTCTTAAATAATATTGGATTAAATAATATCCGCAAGCGTAGCCAGCGCTATACGGCATATTGACTGGTTTAAAGTTTTGAAGTTTTGCGATCTCGTCACCGTAAAGATACGGAGCAAATTTATCAAACCCAGTTAATTGCAATTGCTCTCTAAGCACAGGCTTTATGCGCCTGTTAAGTGTTTCTGCGTTTGTTTTCGTTACCCAAGGGCCGAGCAATTCTTCTCCAAACATGAACGTAGCATAGTTTTCAGCTAATCCTTCACTTACAATTAGCTCGCCCAAATTAACGGTATGATCCCACTGAATAAATTGATATCGCACATTATGGTTGCATTCATGCGCCAACGCAGCCTTCATTCGAGGAAGCGTGTATTCATTTGGCACAAGTGTACACATGATAAACCCAGGAATGCCTCCAAAGCCGCTATACCCTTCATTTAATGCTAAGGAACGGCTTTCTGGATTCCCTAGTTGAATGGTAAACAAATATTCGGATACGGGGAGGCTTATTTCATGTTCTATAAATAGACGGAGGCTTTTCCTTACAGCGTGCTCACACTCTAACCAAAAAGAATCGGACGAAATCAACCCTACCTCAGGTGAAATCTGCTGGGTAATCTGATCAGGGGACCGATTCATCATACTATTAAACGTAATAACGTCGAAACCATTCGCCTCTTCAGCTTTAAAAGGAATCTGTTGAATTTGCCATTGTTTCATAAAGGGAGCCATCATTTCGTTTCTGAATAATTCAAGCTTTTCCTCGGGCGAAGCTTGGGCAACTTTTTGATAAATATGATCTGAGCGCAGTGATTTTATATTCATTCCTTTCACTCCCAGTAGTTTATAGTGATCATTAAGCACTATGGGGTACAGTCAGGAAAATGTGGATTTACAACGTTAAGTCTAGTAAATGAAAATTGCTAAATTAGCCACGATAAGAGTTTTGAGACAAGTCATATGAGACACCGACAAGCCTTATTCCCCTTTAAATTGACTCTATCTCAATAGATTAGCCTCTATTGGTACATAGTTTATAACCCTTGT from Priestia filamentosa encodes the following:
- a CDS encoding GerAB/ArcD/ProY family transporter; this translates as MEKAKISAGQLFILMVLFELGSALLVPLAIDAKQDTWLAILLGMIGSLVLFLIYHKLYSYYPDLLPTEYMQKILGKGIGSVLAFVYILYFMYDASRVLRDFGEMLLTFAYSETPLFIADALLMLVIIYMVRKGIEVIARSGEVLFILMYILAITGFILIVSSGLIDFTNLQPVLEEGMLPVLKVAFTQTLDFPFAEAIVFTMILPYLNKSNKAQVTMLCAIGLSGINLVITMIINISVLGVDLTSRSQFPLLSTIQSIQVANFLERLDVFFMIASIIGIFFKISIFFYAAVIGTASLFNIESPSRLSYPLGIAILFLSITIASNVQEHLGEGREVIFVPYITLSAIIPFLLLIVAFLKNKKKRA
- a CDS encoding VOC family protein; this translates as MINGIFETHINVLNFEESSDFYKKLPGISPLYRDEGRKSTFFWVGGEGKGMLGIRENYPSKNVQRQHFAISVDLDDLKKTAIEVKKLGISISNFFEDDSGELYVFPFMPAVSFYFEDPNGHSVEYISMLDDEPLPDKPIMKWSEWEKMNERLPRDIF
- a CDS encoding 2'-5' RNA ligase family protein, encoding MDHFKHDTYVVLDLPKEITEQVRKIRYRFKDKFYTALPPKITVAGSSGVGVLQNNQEPDQVFKILDDIATKIEPIKASFSEVKRFPYTNIFFFSLHDEASFHNIHKKIAQSDIRFSKNDFPYKPHSTLWDRSSISEKEIQELLSIRLKEEFILNTMSIYSLESPGGDVIILLRHRVTFTWMLFSFSTRFIR
- a CDS encoding DUF3231 family protein, encoding MTMNDDRLTSSEITNLWIQYIRETMAICISNYVLATVKDYEIRTLFKFCLELSEKHLEVLKKFLNKENFPLPIGFTDKDVNLEAPPLFTDLFWLQYIHTMTTHGLSGYSMSFSSSVRKDIRNHYYQCNIDTMEVYNQSIDILLSKGIYERDPYFSTPQNPGFITELGYAIDVLGKKRHLNTMEAGNIYINLRKSIVAKGIILGFQQVTKDKKIRKFMEDGLSLLNKHIGIFSSILHEENLHSPRLLDTHVTDSKMAPFSDKLMLFHAGFMFNLGMVYYSNAMAVSMRVDVITHCESSILRDLKLTTSWGNIMIKKGWIEKPPQANDRKKLPDE
- a CDS encoding DUF2268 domain-containing protein is translated as MNIKSLRSDHIYQKVAQASPEEKLELFRNEMMAPFMKQWQIQQIPFKAEEANGFDVITFNSMMNRSPDQITQQISPEVGLISSDSFWLECEHAVRKSLRLFIEHEISLPVSEYLFTIQLGNPESRSLALNEGYSGFGGIPGFIMCTLVPNEYTLPRMKAALAHECNHNVRYQFIQWDHTVNLGELIVSEGLAENYATFMFGEELLGPWVTKTNAETLNRRIKPVLREQLQLTGFDKFAPYLYGDEIAKLQNFKPVNMPYSAGYACGYYLIQYYLRKTGRTIFEATITPAAQILDEVKGFWNEETIISC
- a CDS encoding DUF3231 family protein; translated protein: MVKRNVRLSSPEIGGLWGVYIQETMSICLLKYFLHHLQDNEIKPILQKSLHISQTHVKQIKAIFLEENIPLPDGFTSKDINLSAPPLFYDLFALSFVYSMSRMGMVNLGFATSTVARADVLDFFTHALKQTTELYAESTNLMLSKGIYDRPPMITYPEKVEYVKKQSYIIAAIGKKRPLNAVELTEIFFNIERNYFAVLLCMGLLQVVKDKEIKDYIENGMNLSEKQINFFNDLLKKEELLGTVPVSMEVTNSTVSPFSDKLIVALFHFLNSIDVTLIGHALSLSMRLDLATYYSKLIGEILTYAEKGFNIMVNRQWLEQPPQAPNRKALKEM
- a CDS encoding MerR family transcriptional regulator, whose translation is MLYTVKQISELTNVTVKTLYHYHKIGLLLPCKISEAGYRLYGIKELERLQQILFYRELDFPLKKIHQLLDGEPERLSILSDQRKLLLARMERIKRLVQTLDESIHFTMKGDIMDKSEMFKGFESEKEWVEAMTDQSEYLKEKYDYDLFKENQIDVQSMNEQALEAKHFMDSIANALKEGLKFNDEKVQDLIKQHIDFLNNQGHNTRAEDFAIQARFFLNDDFHRNMLESQQTGLSYYLCIAAESFAAFK